A window of the Parabacteroides merdae ATCC 43184 genome harbors these coding sequences:
- a CDS encoding UDP-glucose dehydrogenase family protein yields MKIAIVGTGYVGLVTGTCFAEMGTEVFCVDVNAEKITNLKQGIIPIYEPGLEEMVHRNQQAGRLHFTTDLTECLNEVEVLFSAVGTPPDEDGSADLKYVLEVARTVGRNMTKHLLVVTKSTVPVGTARKVRETIQEELDKRGLPLEFDVASNPEFLKEGAAIKDFMSPDRVVVGVESERAKELMTRLYRPFLLNNFRVIFMDVPSAEMTKYAANAMLATRISFMNDVANLCEIVGADVNMVRKGIGSDARIGNRFLYAGIGYGGSCFPKDIKALIKTAKSNGYRMRILEAVEAVNEEQKSILFRKLDDYFKGDLKGKRIAMWGLAFKPETDDMREAPSLVLIDKLLASGCEVYVYDPVSMEETRRRLGDTIHYAKDIYDAVVDADALLLVTEWKEFRMPSWSAVKKLMATPLILDGRNIYDVKELEENGFVYHCIGR; encoded by the coding sequence ATGAAAATAGCTATCGTCGGGACAGGTTATGTGGGGCTTGTCACCGGTACTTGTTTTGCAGAAATGGGAACCGAAGTTTTCTGCGTTGACGTAAATGCCGAAAAGATCACAAACCTGAAACAAGGTATCATCCCTATCTACGAACCCGGCCTTGAAGAGATGGTTCACCGCAACCAGCAAGCCGGCCGTCTCCATTTCACAACCGATTTGACAGAATGCCTGAACGAGGTCGAAGTCCTCTTCAGCGCCGTAGGTACTCCGCCCGACGAAGACGGTAGTGCCGACCTGAAGTATGTGCTCGAAGTAGCCCGTACCGTCGGCCGCAACATGACCAAACATCTCCTTGTCGTGACGAAGAGCACCGTTCCGGTAGGCACGGCCCGTAAAGTCCGTGAGACGATTCAGGAAGAACTGGATAAACGGGGTTTGCCGCTTGAGTTCGATGTTGCTTCGAATCCTGAATTTCTGAAAGAAGGTGCGGCCATCAAGGACTTTATGAGTCCGGATCGTGTGGTCGTCGGTGTCGAATCCGAACGTGCAAAGGAGTTGATGACCCGCTTGTACCGTCCGTTCCTGTTGAACAACTTCCGTGTGATTTTCATGGATGTACCATCCGCCGAGATGACGAAATATGCGGCCAATGCCATGCTGGCTACCCGTATCAGCTTTATGAACGATGTGGCGAACCTCTGCGAGATTGTCGGTGCCGATGTGAATATGGTGCGTAAGGGGATCGGCTCGGATGCCCGTATCGGCAACCGTTTCCTGTATGCCGGTATCGGCTATGGAGGTTCCTGTTTCCCAAAAGATATAAAAGCGTTGATCAAAACGGCCAAGTCGAACGGTTACCGGATGCGTATCCTAGAAGCGGTCGAGGCGGTCAACGAAGAGCAGAAATCCATCTTGTTCCGCAAGTTGGACGATTATTTCAAGGGTGATCTGAAAGGTAAACGTATCGCTATGTGGGGCCTGGCCTTCAAGCCGGAAACCGACGATATGCGCGAAGCCCCTTCTCTGGTCTTGATTGATAAATTATTGGCTTCCGGTTGTGAAGTGTATGTCTACGATCCAGTCTCGATGGAAGAAACCCGTCGTCGTTTGGGAGACACCATCCACTATGCCAAAGACATCTATGACGCGGTAGTGGATGCCGACGCCCTCCTGCTCGTCACGGAATGGAAAGAATTCAGGATGCCTTCCTGGTCGGCCGTCAAAAAACTGATGGCAACCCCGCTGATCTTGGATGGCCGGAACATTTACGATGTGAAGGAGTTGGAGGAGAATGGCTTTGTTTATCATTGCATAGGGAGATAG
- a CDS encoding lipopolysaccharide biosynthesis protein — MAEQTLKEKTAKGLFWGGLSNGVQQVLNLVFGLMLARILDASDYGMVGMLAIFSAIASTIQESGFTAALTNQKEIRHEDYNAVFWFSTLTGVLFYLILFFCAPLIAQFYDKPELIGLSRIVFLSFLFGGFGIASNAYMFKMLMVKEKAKIDIISLICSGTIGVILALNGFAYYGLAIQTTTYIGISSLLKLYFAPWKPTFQINFSPLKSMFGFGSKLILTNIFTQISNNVFSVVLGKFYTPQQLGFYSQGQKWMGMGHQLIGGMINGVAQPVLVQVMDDKERQVLVFRKMVRFGAFISFPAMLGLAFVAKEFVWILLGEKWLDSVPFLQLFCFWGAIGYLSQLYVNVLMIYSRSDIYLLGMVLIGIFQILIIGVLYPFGIFNMVIGYIGIYFLSLFFWHHYVKKILPIRFIFICKDVLSYLIISVLLFVLLSYILSGMTNLYILLFAKIFLYTIFYILSLRLLGSKIFEDCLEFVKSKMLC, encoded by the coding sequence ATGGCAGAACAAACTCTGAAAGAAAAAACAGCCAAGGGACTTTTCTGGGGAGGGCTGAGTAATGGGGTACAACAGGTGTTGAACTTGGTGTTTGGTCTTATGTTGGCCCGTATTCTGGATGCATCCGACTACGGAATGGTTGGAATGTTGGCAATCTTTAGCGCGATTGCTTCAACGATTCAAGAAAGCGGCTTTACTGCAGCACTTACAAATCAAAAGGAAATACGGCATGAGGATTATAATGCCGTATTTTGGTTTAGTACGCTAACAGGAGTATTGTTCTATTTGATCCTTTTCTTTTGTGCACCGTTGATCGCCCAATTTTATGATAAACCGGAATTAATAGGTTTGTCTCGTATTGTCTTTTTAAGTTTTCTATTTGGAGGCTTTGGAATTGCATCGAATGCTTATATGTTTAAGATGTTGATGGTTAAAGAGAAGGCGAAGATTGATATCATATCGTTAATCTGCTCAGGAACTATCGGAGTCATATTAGCTTTAAACGGATTTGCTTATTACGGATTGGCGATACAAACGACAACTTATATAGGAATCAGTTCGTTGTTGAAACTATATTTTGCACCGTGGAAACCTACATTTCAGATAAATTTTAGCCCTCTGAAATCAATGTTTGGCTTTGGCTCAAAATTGATATTGACAAATATTTTTACACAGATAAGCAACAATGTCTTTTCTGTTGTTTTAGGGAAATTTTATACCCCACAGCAGTTGGGCTTTTATTCACAGGGGCAGAAATGGATGGGAATGGGGCACCAATTAATAGGTGGAATGATTAATGGAGTAGCACAGCCAGTGTTAGTTCAGGTAATGGATGATAAGGAAAGACAAGTGCTTGTTTTTAGAAAGATGGTTCGTTTTGGCGCATTTATTTCTTTTCCGGCCATGTTGGGATTAGCCTTTGTTGCAAAAGAATTTGTATGGATTTTATTAGGAGAAAAGTGGTTGGACAGCGTACCTTTTCTTCAGTTGTTTTGTTTTTGGGGAGCAATAGGATATTTATCTCAGTTGTATGTGAATGTATTGATGATTTATTCTCGATCAGATATTTATTTATTGGGAATGGTTCTTATAGGTATATTCCAGATATTGATAATTGGGGTGTTATATCCTTTTGGCATATTTAATATGGTAATTGGATATATAGGAATTTATTTCCTTAGTCTTTTCTTTTGGCATCATTATGTGAAGAAGATTCTACCAATAAGATTTATTTTCATATGTAAAGATGTCTTATCTTATTTGATTATTAGCGTTCTACTTTTTGTACTGCTAAGTTATATATTAAGTGGAATGACTAATTTATATATTCTTTTGTTTGCAAAGATTTTTTTATATACTATTTTTTATATTCTATCATTAAGATTGTTAGGATCTAAAATATTCGAAGATTGTTTGGAATTTGTAAAAAGCAAAATGCTATGTTAA
- a CDS encoding CatB-related O-acetyltransferase, giving the protein MRSKIYDIFLSNILLYYRKTSVSLYFHNKSWRRLNRHNSTYLCGNYPFGMISVGNYTYGKIDINFFTNKEKLIIGNFCSIADGVKFVTGGNHFADRLLTFPVGSIYNIGKDDGYTKGPIIVEDDVWIATNALILSGVTIGRGAIVAAGAVVVKDVPPYAIVGGNPAKILKYRFPLEIRESLMKMDFSLLTKEYIEQNIDFFYSYISVESKWFTNLCK; this is encoded by the coding sequence TTGAGAAGTAAGATTTATGATATTTTTCTAAGTAATATTTTGTTGTATTATAGAAAAACATCTGTTTCGTTATATTTTCATAATAAGAGTTGGCGACGTTTGAATAGGCATAATAGTACTTATTTATGTGGAAATTATCCATTTGGAATGATATCAGTGGGAAATTATACTTATGGAAAGATTGATATAAATTTTTTCACAAATAAGGAAAAGCTAATTATTGGAAACTTTTGTTCTATTGCAGATGGTGTTAAATTTGTTACAGGAGGGAATCATTTTGCGGATAGATTATTGACATTCCCAGTAGGAAGTATTTATAATATAGGAAAGGATGATGGATATACAAAAGGGCCAATAATAGTGGAAGATGATGTTTGGATTGCAACTAATGCTTTGATTTTATCAGGAGTGACAATTGGACGTGGTGCTATAGTTGCTGCAGGAGCGGTTGTTGTAAAAGATGTTCCACCATATGCAATTGTTGGTGGAAATCCTGCAAAAATATTGAAATATAGATTCCCCTTAGAAATAAGAGAATCTTTGATGAAGATGGATTTCTCTTTGTTGACGAAAGAATATATAGAACAGAACATAGATTTTTTTTATTCCTATATTTCAGTAGAATCTAAATGGTTTACAAATTTGTGTAAATGA
- the wecB gene encoding non-hydrolyzing UDP-N-acetylglucosamine 2-epimerase, translating to MINVLIIFGTRPEAIKMAPVVKTLQKNNNIFDVKVCVTAQHRDLLDQVLEIFQIKPDYDLNIMKSGQDLYDITSRVLLELRSVLIEAKPDVVLVHGDTTTSMAASLAAFYAQIPVCHVEAGLRTHNIYSPWPEEINRQITGRIASFHLAPTELSRKNLLKENIDPTKIEVVGNTVIDALHMALSLLKENKSLQINNENLLLQSRIPVELLSKWKEHERVLVLITGHRRENFGKPFIQICESIKTLSLKYSNVDFVYPMHPNPHVKEAVESVFGEIESISMKYTNLFFCNPLEYLPFVSLMELSYLILTDSGGIQEEAPGLGKPVLVMRDTTERPEGVEAGTVKLVGTSKMKIVDEVSSLLENHQLYMAMSQAQNPYGDGYTSVRISEIIKRLFSSKLS from the coding sequence ATGATAAATGTACTAATTATATTTGGAACTCGCCCAGAAGCAATAAAGATGGCTCCAGTGGTGAAAACACTACAGAAAAATAATAATATTTTTGATGTGAAAGTCTGTGTGACAGCTCAGCATCGTGATCTATTAGACCAGGTTTTAGAGATATTTCAAATAAAGCCTGATTATGATTTGAATATTATGAAATCGGGACAAGATTTATATGATATAACAAGTCGGGTATTATTGGAGTTGAGGTCGGTTTTAATAGAGGCTAAACCAGATGTCGTATTGGTTCATGGTGATACTACTACTTCTATGGCCGCATCGCTTGCAGCATTTTATGCTCAAATACCGGTTTGCCATGTGGAGGCTGGTTTGCGCACTCATAATATTTATAGTCCTTGGCCAGAAGAAATTAATCGACAGATAACGGGGCGTATTGCTTCATTTCATCTTGCTCCCACGGAGTTGAGTAGAAAGAATCTTCTGAAAGAAAATATTGATCCGACAAAAATTGAAGTAGTCGGCAATACAGTTATTGATGCTTTGCACATGGCACTTTCATTATTAAAAGAAAATAAGTCTTTGCAAATCAATAATGAAAATCTTCTTTTGCAGAGTCGAATACCTGTTGAGCTATTATCAAAATGGAAAGAACATGAAAGAGTATTAGTTTTGATAACAGGGCATAGAAGAGAAAACTTTGGGAAACCTTTTATTCAAATTTGTGAAAGTATAAAAACTTTGTCATTAAAGTACTCTAATGTGGATTTTGTTTATCCTATGCATCCGAATCCTCATGTTAAGGAAGCTGTGGAGTCTGTTTTTGGAGAGATAGAATCGATTTCAATGAAATACACGAATTTGTTCTTTTGTAATCCATTGGAGTATTTGCCTTTTGTTTCATTAATGGAGCTATCTTATTTGATATTAACGGATAGCGGAGGGATCCAAGAAGAGGCACCAGGATTAGGAAAACCTGTTTTGGTTATGCGTGATACGACAGAACGTCCAGAAGGAGTAGAGGCCGGTACTGTAAAATTAGTAGGGACAAGTAAAATGAAAATTGTAGATGAAGTTTCTTCTTTATTGGAAAATCATCAATTATATATGGCAATGAGCCAAGCCCAAAATCCTTATGGAGATGGATATACATCTGTTCGTATCTCAGAAATAATTAAAAGATTGTTCTCAAGTAAATTATCATGA
- a CDS encoding glycosyltransferase: protein MSSNIEVRTETVAAPGLYHLGDIYVYPSILDGLGLTVAEALSCGLPCIVPDNAPMNEFIQSGINGRIADVEYLYARSDGYFWPQCKVSVKSIQEQMIYYLNNIDRIKVFKKEARIYAEQNLNWKDRYMQVCEILKNATIAPYKEDLVDQIKCFEHRKTGKFNVLPYAFYYWKKLKG, encoded by the coding sequence TTGAGTTCAAATATCGAAGTGAGGACGGAGACTGTTGCTGCGCCAGGACTGTATCATTTGGGAGATATTTATGTTTATCCTTCTATATTGGATGGTTTAGGCTTAACTGTTGCAGAGGCTTTGTCTTGTGGATTACCCTGTATTGTACCAGATAATGCTCCAATGAATGAATTTATACAAAGTGGAATAAATGGACGTATCGCGGACGTAGAATATTTGTACGCTCGTAGTGATGGATATTTTTGGCCTCAATGTAAAGTTTCAGTTAAATCGATTCAAGAACAGATGATTTATTATTTGAATAATATTGATAGAATAAAGGTATTTAAGAAAGAGGCTCGTATTTATGCGGAACAAAATTTGAATTGGAAAGATCGATATATGCAAGTTTGCGAGATATTGAAGAATGCAACTATAGCACCATATAAGGAAGATTTAGTTGATCAAATAAAATGTTTTGAACATAGAAAAACAGGTAAGTTTAATGTACTACCTTATGCTTTCTATTATTGGAAAAAACTGAAAGGATAA
- a CDS encoding glycosyltransferase family protein, whose product MRLLYIAVHEQNKDWGAEHFLAKAFLSLGVDLVTIDYRKHRKDIIQRIKQVGDFDYFFLQRGDDFPIGILKSINRPKFFWASELVSRNRDQDRLLNSGLFEHVFVHTLACKRSIIEKGWLTEDKVTVLLNGFDPMSHYPIEGIKKDIDVLFIGNMLGRRRKWLDEIKRSCNLYEAVGIYGADMVQLVNRAKIVLNIHSEEYLDTETRLFEVMACRSFLLSERLSEDSPFVNGLHLVEVMDVKEMISSIQIYLESSELRQKISNGGYECVMENHTYLKRAELLLSLFTSYYKTGQNLSVDPIQLKKAVLESFYLYEKNRLLDSYRQLRYSIRKRFK is encoded by the coding sequence ATGAGATTATTATATATTGCAGTACATGAGCAAAATAAAGATTGGGGGGCTGAACATTTTTTAGCAAAGGCGTTCCTCTCTTTAGGTGTGGATTTAGTAACTATCGATTATAGAAAACATAGGAAAGATATAATTCAACGAATAAAACAAGTAGGAGATTTTGACTATTTTTTCTTACAAAGAGGAGATGATTTTCCTATAGGAATATTAAAATCAATCAATAGACCCAAGTTCTTTTGGGCATCTGAATTAGTTTCAAGGAATAGAGATCAAGACCGATTGTTAAATTCGGGCTTATTTGAACATGTTTTTGTTCACACATTAGCCTGTAAACGTTCAATTATAGAGAAAGGTTGGTTGACAGAAGATAAAGTAACTGTTCTATTAAATGGCTTTGATCCAATGTCACATTATCCAATAGAGGGAATAAAAAAAGATATTGATGTCTTATTTATTGGAAATATGCTTGGTCGACGAAGAAAGTGGCTGGATGAAATAAAAAGATCGTGTAATCTATATGAGGCAGTTGGAATTTATGGTGCTGATATGGTTCAATTGGTAAATCGGGCCAAAATAGTATTGAATATTCATTCAGAGGAATATTTGGATACAGAAACAAGATTATTTGAAGTAATGGCATGTAGATCTTTTTTGTTATCCGAGAGACTGTCTGAAGATTCTCCATTTGTAAATGGTTTACACCTGGTTGAGGTTATGGATGTAAAGGAAATGATTTCTTCTATTCAGATATATCTGGAATCTTCTGAACTTCGTCAGAAGATTTCAAATGGAGGGTATGAATGTGTTATGGAAAATCATACTTATTTGAAAAGGGCTGAGTTGTTGTTATCACTGTTTACTTCTTATTACAAAACTGGACAGAATCTGTCTGTTGATCCTATCCAGTTAAAGAAAGCGGTGTTAGAAAGTTTTTATTTGTATGAGAAAAATCGTTTGCTTGATTCTTATAGGCAATTAAGGTATTCGATAAGAAAAAGATTTAAATGA
- a CDS encoding alpha-1,2-fucosyltransferase, with amino-acid sequence MKKKDIILRVWGGVGNQLFIYAFAKVLSLITDCKVTLDIRTGFANDGYKRVYRLGDFSISLLPALRFYTLLSFAQRKMPYIRHLLAYKFDFFEEDQKYPLETLDSFFKIYSDKNLYLQGYWQYFDFSSYRDVLLKDLRFEVEINNTYLYYSDLIEKSNAVAIHFRRIQYEPVISIDYYKKAIKYISENVENPTFFIFSDDINWCRENLSINGICFFVENFKDELYELKLMSQCNHFIIANSTFSWWGAWLSVNADKKVIMPDGYTDVSMNGSIVHI; translated from the coding sequence ATGAAAAAGAAGGATATTATTTTAAGAGTTTGGGGTGGAGTTGGCAATCAGTTATTTATTTACGCTTTTGCAAAAGTCTTATCTTTGATTACTGATTGCAAAGTTACATTAGATATAAGAACGGGATTTGCTAATGATGGATATAAAAGAGTTTATAGATTAGGAGACTTTTCAATTTCATTATTGCCAGCTTTACGCTTTTATACATTATTATCCTTTGCACAAAGGAAGATGCCTTATATAAGGCATCTTTTAGCATATAAATTTGATTTTTTTGAAGAAGATCAAAAATACCCTTTAGAAACTTTGGATAGTTTTTTTAAGATTTACTCGGATAAGAATTTGTATCTTCAAGGATATTGGCAATATTTTGATTTTAGTTCCTATCGAGATGTTTTGTTAAAAGATTTAAGATTTGAAGTTGAAATTAATAACACTTATTTGTATTATTCTGATTTGATAGAAAAATCGAACGCAGTAGCTATTCATTTTAGAAGGATACAATACGAACCTGTTATAAGTATAGATTATTATAAGAAGGCAATAAAATATATATCTGAAAATGTAGAAAATCCTACCTTTTTTATTTTTTCAGATGATATAAATTGGTGTAGAGAAAATCTATCGATTAATGGGATTTGTTTTTTTGTTGAGAATTTTAAAGATGAACTTTATGAACTAAAATTAATGAGCCAATGTAATCATTTTATTATTGCTAATAGTACTTTTAGTTGGTGGGGAGCGTGGCTTTCAGTGAATGCAGATAAAAAGGTTATTATGCCAGATGGTTATACAGATGTAAGTATGAATGGTTCTATTGTACATATATAA